In the Flavisolibacter tropicus genome, one interval contains:
- the rpsG gene encoding 30S ribosomal protein S7, which yields MRKSQAKKLPLAPDPRYNDKLVTRFVNNIMWEGKKSVAYEIFYDAVEKVAKQTGEDGYEVWKRALSNVTPAVEVRSRRIGGATFQIPSEVRQDRKISLSIKWLIRYSRERNGRSMADKLANEIVAASKGEGAAFKKKEDTHRMAEANKAFAHFKV from the coding sequence ATGCGTAAATCACAAGCGAAAAAGCTCCCTCTAGCTCCAGATCCTCGTTATAACGATAAACTGGTTACCCGTTTTGTAAACAATATCATGTGGGAAGGCAAGAAAAGTGTTGCTTACGAGATATTCTATGATGCTGTTGAAAAAGTAGCAAAGCAAACTGGTGAGGATGGCTATGAAGTATGGAAAAGAGCTTTATCTAATGTTACGCCTGCAGTAGAAGTACGCAGCCGTCGTATTGGTGGTGCTACTTTCCAGATTCCATCTGAGGTTCGTCAGGATCGTAAGATCTCTTTGAGCATTAAATGGTTGATCCGTTATAGCCGCGAGCGTAACGGTCGTAGCATGGCTGACAAATTAGCTAACGAAATCGTTGCTGCAAGCAAAGGTGAAGGTGCTGCTTTCAAAAAGAAAGAAGATACTCACCGTATGGCTGAAGCTAACAAAGCGTTTGCTCACTTTAAAGTATAA
- the rpsL gene encoding 30S ribosomal protein S12, translating to MPTIQQLVRKGREIIRAKSKSRALDSCPQRRGVCTRVYTTTPKKPNSALRKVAKVRLTNKVEVIAYIPGEGHNLQEHSIVLIRGGRVKDLPGVRYHIVRGSLDTAGVKDRKQSRSKYGTKKDKGGAKPAAKGKK from the coding sequence ATGCCTACTATTCAACAATTAGTTCGTAAAGGAAGAGAAATCATCCGTGCAAAAAGCAAGTCGAGAGCTTTGGATAGCTGTCCTCAGCGTCGCGGAGTATGTACCCGTGTTTATACTACAACACCAAAGAAACCAAACTCTGCGTTACGTAAAGTAGCCAAAGTTCGTTTGACCAATAAAGTTGAAGTTATCGCTTATATTCCTGGTGAAGGTCACAACCTGCAAGAGCACTCTATCGTGTTGATCCGCGGTGGTCGTGTGAAGGATTTACCAGGTGTGCGTTATCATATTGTTCGTGGTTCTCTGGATACTGCCGGTGTTAAAGACCGTAAGCAGAGCCGCTCTAAATATGGTACCAAGAAAGATAAAGGCGGTGCTAAACCAGCAGCTAAGGGCAAAAAATAA
- a CDS encoding branched-chain amino acid aminotransferase, translating to MLATSDITINKVERSKLQDLNLENLPFGKFFSDHMLEADYENGEWKNVEIKPYQPLLLSPSVAALHYGQAIFEGIKAYKDREGNSYIFRPQDNFRRFNISAERMQMPEVPEEIFMEGMKQLVALDKNWIPQTEDHSLYIRPFMFSSDEVIGVKPSESYKFMILLSPTGPYYNTPMRIYVEEQYVRAVPGGIGYAKAAGNYGASMYATAQAKKKGYDQVLWTDAFEHKYVQEIGTMNVIFIIGDKAVTPDLGAGTILAGVTRDSALTLLKEAGFTIEERPISVDELIDAYKAGVLYEVFGTGTAATITMIKELRYKDFVMNFNVDQWKTAPTIKKWLTDIREGKREDKYGWMTKIG from the coding sequence ATGCTGGCTACTTCTGATATTACTATTAACAAGGTTGAGAGGAGCAAATTGCAGGATCTTAATCTGGAAAATTTACCCTTTGGAAAGTTCTTCAGCGACCATATGCTGGAAGCTGACTACGAAAACGGGGAGTGGAAAAACGTTGAAATCAAACCTTATCAGCCATTATTATTAAGTCCATCTGTAGCTGCACTGCACTATGGTCAGGCTATTTTTGAAGGTATTAAAGCCTACAAAGACCGCGAAGGCAATTCGTATATTTTCCGTCCGCAAGACAACTTCCGCCGCTTTAACATTTCTGCTGAGCGCATGCAAATGCCTGAAGTTCCTGAAGAGATCTTCATGGAAGGCATGAAGCAGTTAGTGGCATTAGATAAAAATTGGATCCCTCAGACAGAAGATCATTCACTTTATATTCGTCCATTCATGTTCTCATCAGACGAAGTAATTGGTGTGAAGCCGTCTGAATCTTATAAGTTCATGATCCTGTTAAGCCCTACAGGTCCTTACTATAATACCCCAATGCGTATTTATGTAGAAGAGCAATATGTGCGTGCGGTACCTGGTGGTATAGGATATGCTAAAGCTGCTGGTAACTATGGCGCTTCTATGTATGCTACAGCCCAGGCTAAGAAAAAAGGATACGACCAAGTATTGTGGACTGACGCTTTTGAACACAAGTATGTACAAGAGATCGGTACCATGAACGTGATCTTTATCATTGGTGATAAGGCTGTAACACCGGATCTAGGTGCTGGAACTATTTTGGCTGGTGTTACCAGAGATAGTGCCCTTACTTTATTAAAAGAAGCTGGATTTACGATTGAAGAGCGTCCAATTAGCGTAGATGAGCTTATTGATGCCTATAAAGCAGGAGTATTGTATGAAGTATTTGGTACAGGTACAGCTGCTACGATTACTATGATCAAGGAATTGCGTTACAAAGATTTCGTAATGAACTTTAACGTAGATCAGTGGAAAACAGCTCCAACTATTAAAAAATGGTTGACCGACATCCGCGAGGGGAAAAGAGAAGATAAGTATGGTTGGATGACCAAAATAGGATAA
- the rdgB gene encoding RdgB/HAM1 family non-canonical purine NTP pyrophosphatase, with protein sequence MKLIFATNNQHKVEEIRAVLPKQLSIITLKEAGIDKDIPEPHPTLEENAQEKATVIYKMTSTNCFSEDSGLEIRALNGEPGVKSARYAGDDKSSADNIKKVLTQLQDQANREAQFRTVICLVWNGEEHFFEGICKGQVIQEEIGSQGFGYDPIFIPDGAQKTFAQMTMEEKNQYSHRRKAVGKLVAFLNDVAVK encoded by the coding sequence ATGAAACTCATATTTGCCACGAACAATCAACACAAGGTTGAAGAAATCAGAGCTGTACTACCCAAACAGCTATCCATTATAACATTAAAAGAAGCCGGTATTGACAAAGACATTCCGGAGCCTCATCCTACACTTGAAGAAAATGCCCAGGAAAAAGCTACTGTTATTTATAAAATGACTAGTACAAACTGCTTTAGTGAGGATAGTGGTTTGGAAATTAGAGCCCTTAATGGTGAGCCTGGAGTAAAAAGCGCCCGGTATGCTGGTGATGACAAATCATCTGCCGATAATATTAAAAAAGTATTGACCCAATTGCAGGACCAAGCCAATCGTGAAGCACAGTTTAGAACAGTCATTTGCTTAGTATGGAACGGAGAAGAACATTTTTTTGAAGGGATATGCAAAGGCCAGGTTATTCAAGAAGAAATAGGATCTCAAGGCTTTGGATATGACCCAATTTTTATACCTGACGGTGCCCAAAAGACCTTTGCCCAAATGACCATGGAAGAGAAAAACCAGTACAGTCACAGACGCAAAGCCGTAGGCAAACTGGTAGCATTTTTGAATGATGTAGCAGTAAAATAG
- a CDS encoding RNA polymerase sigma factor has translation MISDTDLIEGCQREDRKMQQQLYQRFAPKMYGVCLRYAGNIEEAEDILQEGFIKVFRKIGSFRGEGSFEGWIRRIFVNTAIEHFRRKSYLQPITEREETTVENKYLSVLDSLAEKDIINLVQQLSPGYRTVFNMYVIEGYTHKQIAEMLGISEGTSKSQLSRAKSILQELVQKHIEKHKRVP, from the coding sequence ATGATTTCCGATACCGACTTAATAGAAGGATGCCAACGCGAAGACCGTAAAATGCAACAGCAGTTGTATCAACGGTTTGCCCCCAAAATGTATGGTGTTTGTTTGCGCTATGCTGGGAATATAGAAGAAGCTGAAGACATCCTGCAAGAGGGTTTTATTAAGGTGTTCAGAAAGATTGGAAGCTTTCGTGGAGAAGGGTCTTTTGAAGGATGGATCCGCCGAATTTTTGTCAATACTGCTATTGAACACTTCAGGAGAAAATCATACCTGCAGCCTATTACAGAAAGAGAGGAAACTACGGTAGAGAACAAATACCTATCGGTACTTGACAGCTTGGCCGAAAAAGACATTATCAATCTGGTGCAGCAATTGTCGCCGGGATATAGAACAGTGTTTAACATGTATGTAATAGAAGGTTATACACACAAGCAAATTGCCGAAATGCTGGGTATCAGTGAAGGTACCAGCAAATCACAACTATCGCGCGCCAAATCGATCTTACAGGAATTAGTGCAAAAGCATATCGAAAAACATAAAAGAGTACCGTAG
- a CDS encoding acyl-CoA thioesterase: MPRIKIDLPKEFSFTCSIPVRISDVNYGGHVGNDAILSILHEARLQFLKSYGWTEMNVAGVSLIMSDVGIEFKGEAFYGETIIASVVAGDASRVGFDLYYKLTKQTTDKEVVVALAKTGMVCFDYNTRKVASLPPAAAKALKLTKES, encoded by the coding sequence ATGCCCAGAATCAAGATTGATCTACCGAAAGAATTTTCGTTTACCTGTTCTATACCTGTACGTATTTCTGATGTAAACTATGGTGGCCACGTAGGCAATGATGCTATTCTTTCTATCCTGCACGAGGCAAGACTCCAATTCTTAAAAAGCTATGGCTGGACAGAAATGAACGTTGCTGGCGTTAGCCTCATCATGAGCGATGTAGGTATTGAATTTAAAGGAGAGGCTTTTTATGGTGAAACTATCATTGCATCTGTGGTTGCTGGAGATGCTAGCCGCGTAGGCTTTGACCTGTATTACAAATTAACAAAGCAGACCACTGATAAAGAAGTAGTGGTAGCATTGGCCAAAACAGGCATGGTTTGTTTTGACTATAATACTCGTAAAGTAGCATCCTTACCACCTGCAGCTGCAAAAGCACTTAAGCTAACTAAAGAGTCATAG
- a CDS encoding shikimate dehydrogenase family protein — MRQFGLIGKTLTHSFSKTYFSKKFEQEGIADCSYQNFELPQIQDIDSLLSQYPDLKGFNITIPYKEEILPFLFQQNEIVQAVGACNCVKVIDGKFYGFNTDVIGFRDSLQPQLKPHHTKALILGWGGAAKAVAYTLTSLGIDYLVVSRKKAEKTITYSDIDKALLEQYTLIINTTPLGMYPNINDAPQIPYNLLSSKHFLFDLIYNPTQTKFLQLGAQQGSQTANGYDMLIGQAEESWRIWNTL; from the coding sequence ATGAGACAGTTCGGTTTAATTGGTAAAACATTAACCCACTCATTTTCCAAAACATACTTTTCAAAAAAGTTTGAACAGGAGGGTATAGCCGACTGTTCTTATCAAAATTTTGAACTTCCTCAAATTCAGGATATTGATTCTTTATTGAGTCAATATCCTGACCTTAAGGGATTCAATATTACCATTCCTTACAAAGAGGAAATTCTTCCCTTCTTATTTCAACAAAATGAAATTGTTCAAGCTGTTGGTGCCTGTAACTGCGTAAAAGTTATTGACGGTAAGTTCTATGGCTTTAATACCGATGTTATTGGTTTTAGAGACTCATTGCAACCTCAGTTAAAGCCGCATCACACCAAGGCCTTGATACTAGGGTGGGGTGGCGCTGCAAAAGCGGTAGCATACACTCTAACTTCTTTAGGCATTGATTACTTAGTAGTGTCTAGAAAGAAAGCGGAAAAGACAATCACGTATAGTGATATCGATAAAGCTCTTTTGGAACAGTATACATTGATCATTAATACTACGCCTTTGGGCATGTATCCCAACATTAATGATGCACCGCAAATACCCTATAACCTTCTCTCTTCAAAACACTTCCTCTTTGATCTAATTTACAATCCCACACAGACCAAGTTTTTGCAATTAGGTGCTCAGCAAGGTTCTCAAACCGCTAACGGTTATGATATGCTGATTGGCCAGGCCGAAGAAAGCTGGCGAATCTGGAATACGCTTTAG
- a CDS encoding phosphosulfolactate synthase — MNFNLSQIPDRHQKPRTAGLTMVMDKGLSVEEAKNFMSVGYPHVDIVKLGFGTSFVTPNLEAKLEVYRSYNVPIYFGGTLFEAFLIRNQFDDYIAVCKNYGIQYMEVSDGSITIPHSEKCGYIEKLTQHGTVLSEVGSKDAAHIIPPYKWIELMRAELDAGASYVIAEAREAGNVGIYRGSGEVREGLVQEILTQIPADKIIWEAPQKAQQLYFIELIGCNVNLGNIAPTEILALEAMRVGLRGDTFNLFLNKEQFK, encoded by the coding sequence ATGAATTTTAATTTGTCGCAAATTCCTGACAGGCATCAAAAGCCCCGTACCGCTGGATTAACAATGGTGATGGATAAAGGCTTAAGCGTAGAAGAAGCCAAAAACTTCATGAGCGTTGGTTATCCTCACGTAGATATCGTTAAGTTAGGTTTCGGAACCTCTTTCGTTACTCCTAATTTGGAAGCAAAGCTGGAAGTTTATCGTTCCTATAATGTACCTATTTATTTTGGAGGTACTTTATTTGAAGCTTTCTTAATTCGTAATCAATTTGACGATTACATAGCTGTTTGTAAAAACTACGGCATTCAGTATATGGAAGTAAGTGATGGTTCAATTACCATCCCTCATTCTGAGAAATGTGGATATATTGAAAAACTAACACAGCATGGTACTGTACTAAGTGAAGTCGGTAGCAAAGATGCGGCGCACATTATTCCTCCTTATAAGTGGATTGAATTAATGCGTGCTGAATTGGACGCTGGTGCTTCTTACGTAATTGCAGAAGCGCGCGAAGCTGGTAACGTAGGTATCTACCGTGGTAGTGGTGAAGTACGTGAAGGTCTGGTTCAAGAGATCCTAACGCAGATTCCTGCCGACAAGATCATTTGGGAAGCTCCTCAAAAAGCACAACAACTGTACTTTATCGAGTTGATCGGTTGCAATGTAAACTTGGGAAATATCGCTCCAACAGAGATATTAGCGTTAGAGGCCATGCGCGTTGGTCTTCGTGGCGATACATTCAACTTGTTCTTAAATAAAGAGCAGTTTAAATGA
- a CDS encoding tetratricopeptide repeat protein translates to MITDPYQNDKEDIIELLKHYNNLRYGKSAVFLEEESFEKIIDYYDDQEDYTKALEAVETSLEYFPFSSSLLLRKANILLISRKYHEALEVLEKAEMFDGTDVNLYILKTDAYLALDKQERAVELLEEAIARFEGEEKIELLFELADVYDDYEEFEKVFDCLHMILQEDPTNQEALYKICFWTDFTGRNEESIRLHLNIIDEHPYNELAWFNLAAAYQGLKLYEKAIDAYQYAIVIDEKFDYAYRNMGDAYIRIRKYHEAIEALEKVLELSKPEEVIYEAIGHCYDRLKNFAQARFHYRKASHMSPDDSKLHYKIACTYYNEEHWVSASKHLEAALKIHQLQTEYNLLMGECKLKLGLIKDAITYFTTVVRAKPKNSAGWEALIRCLYQAEYYEEAYDQVLAALEYTHQKPLFIYYLAAVLLAMGKPKEAFLYLEEALRAAPRSLNKLLALDSAILQNNAVIEVIARNKRKRSK, encoded by the coding sequence ATGATTACAGATCCCTATCAGAACGATAAAGAAGATATTATAGAGTTATTGAAACACTACAATAACCTTCGTTACGGTAAGAGCGCTGTCTTTTTAGAAGAAGAATCTTTCGAAAAAATTATTGATTACTACGACGACCAGGAAGACTACACAAAAGCACTTGAAGCTGTAGAAACGAGCCTGGAGTATTTTCCCTTTTCCTCTTCTTTATTACTTCGTAAAGCAAATATCTTATTGATTTCCAGGAAGTATCATGAGGCTTTAGAGGTACTGGAAAAAGCTGAAATGTTTGATGGTACGGATGTAAACCTTTATATCCTTAAAACAGATGCTTATCTGGCGCTGGACAAGCAAGAGCGTGCAGTTGAGCTCTTAGAGGAAGCTATTGCCCGGTTTGAAGGCGAAGAAAAGATTGAACTTTTGTTTGAGCTGGCTGATGTTTACGACGATTATGAGGAGTTTGAAAAAGTGTTTGATTGCTTACACATGATCTTGCAAGAAGATCCTACCAATCAAGAGGCGCTCTATAAGATCTGCTTCTGGACGGACTTTACTGGACGTAATGAAGAAAGCATTCGCCTGCATTTAAATATCATAGATGAACATCCTTATAATGAGTTGGCCTGGTTCAACCTGGCAGCTGCTTACCAAGGCCTGAAGCTGTATGAAAAAGCAATCGATGCCTATCAATATGCGATTGTGATTGATGAAAAATTTGATTACGCCTACCGCAATATGGGCGACGCTTATATACGTATTCGTAAATACCACGAGGCTATAGAAGCTTTAGAAAAGGTACTGGAGTTGTCTAAGCCGGAAGAAGTGATATATGAGGCTATAGGCCACTGTTATGATCGTTTGAAGAACTTCGCCCAGGCACGGTTTCATTACCGCAAGGCTTCTCATATGTCGCCAGATGACAGTAAGCTGCATTATAAAATCGCCTGTACCTATTATAACGAGGAGCATTGGGTAAGTGCCAGCAAACACTTAGAAGCGGCTTTAAAGATCCATCAATTACAAACAGAATATAATCTGTTGATGGGAGAGTGTAAGCTTAAATTAGGCTTAATTAAAGATGCTATAACCTATTTTACTACTGTAGTTAGAGCGAAGCCTAAGAATTCTGCTGGTTGGGAAGCTCTTATACGCTGCTTGTATCAGGCCGAATATTACGAGGAGGCCTACGATCAAGTGTTGGCCGCTTTAGAATACACACATCAGAAGCCGTTATTTATATACTATTTGGCGGCGGTTTTACTTGCTATGGGCAAACCGAAAGAGGCATTTTTATACCTAGAAGAGGCATTGCGTGCGGCTCCCCGTTCGCTAAACAAGCTTCTAGCCTTAGATTCAGCCATTTTGCAGAATAATGCGGTAATAGAAGTAATAGCTCGAAACAAACGCAAACGTTCTAAATAA
- a CDS encoding DUF4412 domain-containing protein has product MKRFFYAATALLLGWNTSAIAQKKLSEGTIAYDIVINTSSNKPQAADFLDGATSTVYLKGNKSRTEMVSSLGTQSTIIDGSKNTITILKEYGDQKYLINYTPANWKEANQKSEKVDFTYTDETKTVLGYNCKKAIGKLADGTSFTVWYATDLVPDNKDFQYLNRTLPGLAMEYESNVGNFKVTYTVAKINLSPVPAAKFDLPKSGFRVLSYEESKGQ; this is encoded by the coding sequence ATGAAAAGATTCTTTTACGCAGCAACGGCTCTTTTATTAGGATGGAATACATCAGCAATAGCTCAGAAAAAACTGTCAGAAGGCACTATAGCTTATGATATTGTTATCAATACCAGCTCCAATAAACCTCAGGCCGCCGATTTTCTTGATGGTGCCACATCAACTGTCTATCTGAAAGGCAATAAAAGCCGTACAGAGATGGTGAGCTCTTTAGGTACCCAATCTACTATTATTGATGGAAGTAAGAATACCATTACTATTTTGAAGGAATATGGTGATCAGAAATACCTGATTAATTATACACCTGCCAACTGGAAAGAAGCCAATCAAAAAAGTGAAAAGGTAGATTTTACCTATACGGATGAAACAAAAACCGTTCTTGGATATAATTGTAAAAAAGCAATTGGTAAACTGGCTGATGGAACCTCATTCACAGTGTGGTATGCTACTGATTTAGTGCCTGATAATAAAGATTTTCAGTATTTAAATAGAACCTTACCTGGTTTGGCAATGGAGTATGAGTCAAACGTGGGCAATTTTAAGGTGACGTATACTGTTGCTAAGATAAACTTAAGCCCTGTGCCTGCAGCCAAATTTGACTTGCCAAAATCAGGCTTCCGTGTATTAAGCTATGAAGAAAGTAAAGGGCAATAG
- the yidC gene encoding membrane protein insertase YidC — translation MNGTETIIPVENEFIRVGFTNKGGQPKWVELKEFKAPDSSTVKLAATDFDKFTYSINTGNNKTADISSFYFSGGQVTKDANGNQVITFQLQSPQGALVHQYVIKPKNYFVDFNLGVEGANNLLSQNQINFTWQNRAVQLQKDLKYERQQSNVAYRENGDYDHSTALSSDAETFNKGVNWVAVKQQFFNSTFVAKNNFTSGSIQWVTPKTGNVVVEATANLKMQLPAGSKASVPLGMYYGPTDYKILKQYGNDMEDMVNLGSGMFAFVKYINRWIVIPVFDLFKQLTSNFGIVILLLTLFIRLLISPLTYTSYLSGAKMKVLRPEIEQLKAKHGGDQQAMSMDQMKLFREAGVNPLGGCIPSLLQIPIFFALYSFFNSNVALRGKNFLWAHDLSQYDSIAQLPFNVPFYGDHVSLFTITAILTSLAISLYSMNSMPDQGNPVMKYMPYIFPVILLFVFNSLPAGLTWYYTVSNVITLLLQFVIQNYIINHDKILAKMEENRKKPKTKSKWQERMEQMQDQQRKVQEMQQKIRSNYTHFESPAKSGAFSYATNCDI, via the coding sequence ATAAATGGAACAGAAACCATTATCCCTGTAGAAAATGAATTCATTCGTGTAGGCTTCACCAATAAAGGTGGCCAACCTAAGTGGGTGGAATTAAAGGAATTTAAGGCTCCAGATAGCTCTACCGTAAAACTGGCAGCAACTGATTTTGATAAGTTTACCTATTCCATAAACACTGGCAATAATAAAACAGCTGACATCTCTAGCTTCTACTTTAGTGGTGGTCAGGTAACAAAAGATGCCAATGGAAACCAGGTAATCACCTTCCAATTGCAATCTCCACAAGGTGCTTTGGTACATCAATATGTTATTAAGCCTAAAAATTACTTTGTTGATTTCAACCTAGGAGTAGAGGGCGCCAATAATTTGTTATCTCAGAATCAAATCAACTTTACCTGGCAGAATCGTGCTGTACAGCTACAAAAGGATTTGAAGTATGAAAGACAACAATCCAATGTTGCTTATCGTGAAAACGGAGACTATGACCACTCTACTGCTTTAAGCAGTGATGCTGAAACCTTTAATAAGGGAGTAAACTGGGTGGCCGTTAAGCAACAATTCTTTAACTCAACCTTTGTTGCTAAAAATAACTTTACATCAGGTAGCATTCAATGGGTAACTCCAAAAACCGGAAATGTAGTAGTTGAAGCAACAGCCAATTTGAAGATGCAACTTCCTGCTGGAAGCAAAGCTAGTGTGCCATTAGGTATGTACTATGGTCCTACTGACTATAAGATATTGAAGCAGTATGGCAATGATATGGAAGATATGGTAAACCTGGGCAGCGGTATGTTTGCATTTGTAAAGTATATCAACCGCTGGATCGTAATCCCAGTGTTTGACTTATTCAAACAGCTGACCTCCAACTTTGGTATTGTTATCTTGCTTTTAACCTTATTTATTCGTCTGCTTATTTCTCCTTTAACATATACCAGCTACCTGAGCGGTGCTAAAATGAAGGTGTTACGTCCAGAAATTGAGCAGCTAAAAGCAAAGCATGGTGGTGATCAGCAGGCTATGAGCATGGATCAGATGAAGCTGTTCCGCGAAGCAGGCGTAAACCCACTAGGAGGATGTATTCCATCATTATTACAGATCCCTATCTTCTTTGCCTTGTACAGTTTCTTTAATTCAAATGTGGCATTAAGAGGTAAGAACTTTTTGTGGGCTCATGATTTATCACAGTATGACTCCATTGCTCAATTGCCTTTCAATGTACCTTTCTATGGCGATCATGTGAGTTTGTTTACCATTACCGCTATCTTAACCAGCTTGGCTATTTCATTATACAGTATGAATAGCATGCCTGATCAAGGTAATCCGGTAATGAAGTATATGCCTTATATCTTCCCGGTAATCTTGTTGTTTGTGTTTAACAGCTTGCCTGCAGGTTTAACATGGTATTACACGGTGTCAAACGTTATAACATTGTTATTGCAGTTTGTTATCCAGAACTATATCATCAACCATGATAAGATTTTGGCTAAAATGGAAGAAAATAGGAAAAAGCCAAAGACTAAGTCCAAGTGGCAAGAAAGAATGGAGCAAATGCAGGATCAGCAACGAAAAGTGCAGGAAATGCAACAAAAAATAAGAAGTAATTATACACATTTTGAAAGCCCCGCAAAAAGCGGGGCTTTTTCGTACGCAACTAATTGTGATATTTGA
- a CDS encoding CTP synthase, translated as MAKYIFVTGGVTSSLGKGIIAASLAKLLQARGLRVTIQKFDPYINVDPGTLNPYEHGECYVTEDGAETDLDLGHYERFLNIHTTQANNVTTGRIYQHVITKEREGAYLGKTVQVIPHITDEIKRRMLLLGQTGQYDIVITELGGTVGDIESLPYIEAVRQLQWELPEEDLLVVHLTLIPYLKAAKELKTKPTQHSVKMLSESGVFPDIIVCRTEEPISNDIKRKIALFCNVKPEAVIEAPDASTIYEVPLLMMNEKLDQIVLKKLNMTSYHEPELGRWKEFLDKLKYPKSKITIGLIGKYIELQDAYKSILEAFVHAGAINECKVQVVSIHSEFITPENVAEKFANLDGLLVAPGFGNRGIEGKIEAVKHARMTGLPFFGICLGMQMAVIEYGRNVLDIKDAHSMEMDPHVENAVINMMEEQKAITTKGGTMRLGSYPCEIKQGSLAEQVYGTTEITERHRHRYEFNNQYLEQYEQAGMVASGKNPETGLVEIIELPGHPYFIGCQYHPELKSTVEAPHPLFVHFVKAAKANNERKASARNPLLQSEIMK; from the coding sequence ATGGCAAAATATATTTTTGTTACCGGTGGTGTAACATCTTCTTTAGGTAAGGGTATTATTGCAGCTTCTTTAGCTAAACTTTTACAAGCAAGAGGCTTGCGTGTAACAATTCAAAAATTTGATCCTTACATTAATGTGGATCCGGGTACTTTAAACCCATATGAGCATGGTGAGTGTTATGTTACAGAAGACGGTGCTGAAACAGACTTAGACTTAGGGCACTATGAGCGCTTTTTAAATATTCATACAACTCAAGCTAATAACGTAACAACAGGTAGAATTTACCAGCATGTTATCACAAAGGAAAGAGAAGGTGCCTACCTGGGTAAAACGGTTCAGGTAATCCCTCATATTACAGATGAAATTAAAAGACGCATGTTGCTTTTGGGACAAACCGGGCAGTATGATATAGTGATTACAGAGCTGGGGGGAACAGTAGGGGATATTGAATCGCTTCCTTATATAGAGGCAGTTCGTCAGTTACAGTGGGAGTTGCCAGAAGAAGATCTTTTAGTTGTTCATCTTACCCTGATACCTTATTTGAAAGCGGCTAAAGAGCTAAAAACCAAGCCAACGCAGCACTCTGTGAAGATGCTAAGCGAAAGCGGTGTTTTCCCCGATATAATTGTTTGCCGTACTGAGGAGCCTATTTCAAATGATATTAAGCGTAAAATTGCCCTGTTCTGTAATGTAAAGCCAGAAGCGGTTATTGAGGCTCCAGATGCCAGCACTATCTATGAAGTGCCGCTGTTGATGATGAATGAAAAGCTAGATCAGATTGTTTTGAAGAAACTTAATATGACTAGCTATCACGAACCAGAATTAGGTCGTTGGAAGGAGTTTTTGGATAAATTAAAGTATCCAAAGTCTAAAATTACAATTGGTCTGATTGGAAAATACATTGAGCTTCAGGATGCGTATAAATCCATTTTGGAAGCATTTGTTCATGCCGGCGCAATAAATGAGTGCAAGGTGCAAGTGGTATCTATACACTCTGAATTTATTACTCCAGAGAATGTAGCTGAAAAATTCGCTAATCTGGATGGCTTGTTAGTGGCTCCAGGTTTTGGAAACAGAGGCATTGAAGGGAAAATTGAGGCCGTAAAGCATGCGCGTATGACTGGCTTACCATTTTTCGGCATTTGCTTAGGAATGCAAATGGCTGTAATCGAATATGGTCGTAATGTATTGGATATCAAGGATGCCCATTCAATGGAAATGGATCCGCATGTAGAAAATGCCGTTATTAATATGATGGAAGAGCAAAAAGCCATTACCACAAAAGGCGGCACTATGCGTCTTGGATCATATCCTTGTGAAATTAAACAAGGCTCATTGGCTGAACAAGTATATGGCACAACTGAAATAACAGAGCGTCACCGCCATCGTTATGAATTTAATAACCAGTATTTGGAGCAATACGAACAGGCTGGTATGGTTGCTTCTGGCAAAAATCCAGAGACAGGATTAGTAGAGATAATAGAGTTGCCTGGCCACCCTTATTTTATTGGTTGTCAGTACCATCCAGAACTAAAAAGCACAGTAGAGGCGCCGCATCCTTTGTTTGTTCATTTTGTAAAAGCTGCTAAAGCTAATAATGAAAGAAAGGCCTCTGCACGTAATCCTTTGTTGCAAAGTGAAATAATGAAATAA